Within the Peromyscus maniculatus bairdii isolate BWxNUB_F1_BW_parent chromosome 2, HU_Pman_BW_mat_3.1, whole genome shotgun sequence genome, the region attcccagcaaccacatggtggctcaaaaccatctgtaatgagatctggtgccctcttctgtgtacataataaataaataaatctttaaaaaaaaaagagcatgtcctcttaaccactgagccaggcGTCCAGCCCACACGGTGAGTtgagggcagccaaggctacaaacaggggaaccttgtctcaaacagaaacaaaacttcgGATGTTACCTTAGCTATCCAACTGCCAGCATGGGTGCGGGAGTTGTTTTAGAAAACTGTTGGCAGTGGGGGTAAGTGATTCTCAGGCTGCATCACTCAGTGCCAGCAGACCACTCGGTGTCTGAGCACAGGCACCAGAGAAGGGGAAACTTCCTCTTCATTGTGCCTGACACTGGGGATGGATTCATAATGTTGTCTATTTAGGAGCTGAGGTAAGAAAggtacttctttctttctttctttcttccttccttccttccttccttccttccttccttccttccttccttccttccttccttcctccctccctccctccctccctccctcccttcctttcttcctttctttctctatttatttatttattgagacaaaatgtcactgtgtagccctagttggcctcaaactcaggagatCCCTCTGACTCTAGAGTACTCGGCTTCTTATTTCGTATGTCCTTAAATTATAGTCTAAGAACTCTCCGGCTTGCAGACATAGTATTCTAATTTCTTGTTTAAGATAGGGTCTGATGTGACCCAGGCTACCAtctaatttgctatgtagctgaggctggcctccaagCCCTGATTCTTCTACATTCcagatgctgagattacaggcctatCACCACCCTCAGCTCTCACCACACCACTACCACCGCTACTTCTTTCTAATAGTTGTTGTTACTCCCTCTCCTCGCCGGCCCCCAACCCCCCGGCCCCCCAAAGCTGGCCTCTAACTGAAGGTAAATCTCtgccccctgaatgctgggatgccAGCTGTGTGCCCCGACTCCCAGCCATAACAGGGTATTGAATGAGACATGTTTCCCCAGGGAGCTGGAGTTTGGTTTCTAGAGTGCATGGGACTCATTTcctactgggaatggaacccagtgCCCGAACTGGAAGTGAATGGTAGTGAGGTGAACTGTGGCCATGGATACTTGAGAGACCATACTCTGGGGCCAGCAGGAAGTTGGATGGCTTTGTGGTCAGGGGAGTACTGAGTGGAGTGAGCTAAACAGATCTCTACGACTCTCACAGCAGTGACTGTGGTCCTGAGTCCGTCCTGTGGTGGGTGAGAAAAGTGCCTCAGCGCTTACATGAAAGGACGTCTTTTTAAATGTTGCCCCAGGAACTTTCTTCCTTGAAGATCCATCAGGATGAGCTGCAAGTCCCTACCTACACTCCAGGAGCTGGCAGAGGATAGCTTCCTGAGGGACCCGGTCTTGGCTATCTCTGATCTGGATCGTGTGCCCTCATGTTTCTTCCCATCACTGTTCAAAAAGGCCTGCATAAGGAGATGCATTAGCATCATGATGGCAATGGTGAGGGTCtggcccttcccctgcctcccactGGGAGCCATGATCATGAGGAACAGAGCCTACAAGGAAATCTTAGAGATTATCCTGTTTGAGCTTGATGACCTGCTTTTCCAGAAGGTTTTTCACAGGTGAGTGAGACCCAAAGAAAGAAGGCCTTGGGAAATAAACAAGCATGGGGGAGAGCGGGTAGACACTGGATGGGCAGACGCTTTTGGACGTACAGCTTGGAGCGCTACAGAGGCTTTGGCCATCGCTGAGCCATCTGGGACAGGGCTGTGGCAGATGCAGGACTCATGAATTGGCAATGGCTGAAAGACTCTGTCCCTGCTTCCCAGTTACTAGAAGTGGGACTGGGCTGGATTCAAGGAGAAGGGCATGGGGATAGGACAGTGGTTACTGCCTTTATGCCGAGACTCTTCCCGGTTTTACCCACAGCAGGTGCAGACTGAAAGTGCTGGATTTACggtttatgcctttgaagatatGGGACAAGTGGTCTGTGTTCATGACTAGTGACTGGAGTGAGAATCCAGCAGGGGTGGATCACTCGGGAACGGAGGTGAAGCCGCTGGTGAAGGTGGTGATAGACCTGGTCCTCAAGAGTGACGCAGTAGACACCATAGAGTCCTTCGTTGTTAAGTGGGTGGGTCGGAGGAAAGGTCTGATGAGTCTGTGCTGTGGCCACCTACAGATCTGGTCTATGTCTGCTAAGTACCACAGAGAAGTCTTGGAGATATTGGATCTGGACTCTATCCAGAAACTGAGTTTGTACGACATGAATAATACTACCTGCCTGTTTAGCTTCTCCCCTTACCTGGGCCGCATGAGGCACCTGCGCAGTCTTCTTCTCTGCCACCTCGGGGGGTCCGGCTTCTTCTTTCTCACCCCAGTGGAGAAACAACGGATCATCACCCAGTTCACCTCTCAGTTTGTCAACCTGACGCACCTCCGGAGCCTGCATCTGCATAATGTTTTCTTCCTACAGGGTCACCTGGACGAGCTATTCTGGTAAGGAGGGGTGGTCAGGTTTCTCATCAGAATAAAGCAAAGCCTTGTTCCTTTAGACGTTAGTGGCTGGCCGGCCACCCTGCTGTCTGCACCCACTGGCAGATTAACATTGCCAAACCATTAGAATATCGGGGCATTGTTTTGCATCTGCTGTCCTGGAGAGGGGCCTCACATAACCACTAATACAGAGGAGTAGGGCCAAGCTGGGGTTGGTTTCAAAAGGGAAACTTCCTCAGAAATGAGGAGGCTGGGAAGCCTCCTCAGAAAGGAGATCTAGTACGAATGGGTTCTGATGTAAAGGAAAAAGAGGACATTGTTAGAGGGGAGGACCATGCTGGCAGAAGCACAGCTCTGCTCGACTTGCCTCCAGTTCCCCATCAAGGACAGGCTGGTTTTTGAGATGTCATCGTGTGTAGTCCAGATTGGGAATAAAATTGGcgtgtcctcctcctcttgtctCAGCTCCCTGGTAGtatcacaggtgtgtaccaccatatccagcttcgTTTTGACTTCAGAGAGGGTGAGTAGGTGGGAAATGGGATGTCAGAGTTGAGAGTCAGGGTCAGGGTGAAGCATTGTGAACAGGAACAGGTTGTGATGAGACAGGTCAGTGAACCTGTCACACATGTAGCCAGCTCTTGCCTACATTggtctttgctgtgtgtgtggaaAGGAATTGCCGTCTTGGATTGAGCTGATCCAGCAGCGATGGTGACAGATAGGCCTCAGTACAGATTTGAGTGAGCAGACTCTCATCTTGGAGCAGAGTGGCTACTGACTTTCATCATGTGATTAGAAAGATCTTGGACCACCTGCATATTCCCAGAActgtcttcttgttttcttttaggtGGCTAAAGTCACCCTTAGAGACGCTGTTGGTGACTAAGTGTTTTCTCTCAAAATCAGACTGGACCCAtatgtgtgagttcctgtgtgccaGTCAGCTAAAACACCTGATTTTGAAATGGACCATACTGACTAATTTCAGCCCAGAGCCCCTGCGAGTTCTGTTACTCAAAACTGCATCTACTTTGATTACCCTGGACTTGGAGGACTGTCAGCTGATGGACTCCCAACTCAAAGCCATCCTGCCTGTCCTGAGAAACTGTACCCAGCTCACCCGGCTTAACTTCTATGGAAACGATCTGTTTTCGTGTGATCTTGAGGGAGTTGACATCACGAGATCAGGCTGAGGTACCAAGGATCACAGATATTCCTTATCCTGAGCTGTGATGATCACAGTGACCAAGAACCTTGAGATGCCTATTCAGCCTTGTGTTTAGAGATGTGGGGAGAACTGTTGGGCAGCCTGAGCATGCCTTTGTTTTATGCCTCCTGCTTTGAAGGGTGTGAGTCGTGATGTGCGTATGTGTTGGGGCTTGTTGGATGCGTATTTAATGAGATGCAAATATCAGGCTCTTCTGTGGACACTGGGAGGCAAAAGGCAACACACAGGTGTTCGGTGAGAGGACACACAACACATGGTTTTACACAGGGACCATCAGTCCCAGCAGGATGATTAACCTGGTTTCCCCTTCAGATCTAATAAGGTCCTGTGACTTTCGGTTGTCCTGACTCTACCTTCTTCGACCTGAGTCTAGGCTTGTACAGTCAGACTTGCTTCTCTGTCTTTTAACTGATCCTGGGGCTTGTTCTGTCCCTCAGTCAACAACAGTAGCGTTGTTTCAATTCTCAGGTCCCAGCAAGAGAACCAACTAAACCCGCCTGGATTAAGTAaaggtgtgtgttcatgtgcaggACTGCCTTCTTTTAATTcagtggtgggaattgaacttggcCTCACATGCTGTGAggaagagctctaccactgagctgtgttcctgtgccctGATTCCTAGTGTGCTGGGTGCTTCGTCAGTTCCTtacagtctctgcctcctgactgtcgGGGAGTACAAGTGTAAATGTCACATCTGGTTTGATGCTTTTTAGGGGATGGAGCCCATAGCCGTTTATttacctagtgtgtgtgtgtgtgtgtgtgtgtgtgtgtgtgtgtgtgtgtgtgttgggggtgggtgggtcagGACCACTTGTAGCAGTTGGTTCTCTTGCTGGGACCTGAGAATTGAACTGGGTTGGCAGTCTAcctactgagccaactctctggcCCAAACCCATAGCTTCTTGCTTGCCAGGCAAGTATTCTacattctacccactgagcttcTGCATCAACAGCCTGCCTCTTTaattgtttgcttttggtttttgagactgtCTCTTTTGGCAGTCCTGTAACTTGGTATTTACCCAGGCTGGACTCAATTCACAGACAACCACCCTggtctgcccctgcctctcagtgctgggattaaagcctgctCCAGCAAGCCTGACATCTCCAGTCTGTTCACTCTTTCTAAGTGACACTGCAGCCTACATAGCATTCTCTGAAGTGATTGTGTGATTAAATTTGCAGAAAATTGTCGGATTGTTAGTGGCTCTGACTAGCCCATGAAATCATAGTACGTAGTGGATTATAGACAACAAAATTGATGTAGTATGTGGATTTATTggtattcaataaattctgatgtTTTCTAAAGACtatgactgtttctttttttggtttttttgagacaggatttctctgtagctttggagcctgtcctggaactcgctctatagcccaggctggcctcaaactcagagatctgctgcctctgcctcctgagtgctgggattaaaggtgtgcaccacccctgcccagcaCTGTTTCTAAGAAGTATGCTCACTGCCGAagcatgtatgagtgttttacctgcttgtctgtatgtgtgccatgtgcatgcagtgcccgggaagccagaagagggtgtcattccctggaactggagttacatgtggttgtgagccccgtgtgggtactgggaatcaaacccagatcctctgcaaggacataagtactcttaaccacctaGCCATCTTGTGGTTgttagccaggcacagtggtgaacTCTTTCCAACTACTTGAGGCTATAGCAACCTTTCATTGAGAGCAAGTCTAGATTCTGAACTTACCCTGTATTTCAGGCAGGCCTCGAATTGgtaatcttcctacctcagcttccttccttcctagatCACAGCCTGTATCTCTAGGTCCTGCTCTCAACGTTCACTTGTGTTAGAAATGGTGTTCTTGTAGGTTCAAGGGCAATAGACTCTGGGACTCAATGTTGCCTGGGAAGCATCCCTATGGGGCTAAATCTGAAAGGGTTCCAGGTCGTGGCCACCATTCTGCTCAGGATATATTCCTCACCTTGCTTCCTTCCAACACGCCAAATTGCCACAGACGGGCCTCTCAAGAGCTTTCAAGGCTTGGACACAATCCACTTCCCATGATGCTGTCTGCCCATGGGCCCTATGATTTCACCCTCTGAAGGACCTCTACTGAGTTGATCCCATCTGGCACAGTGAGCTCCAGCAATTCTGCCTCGGTCTCCTGTATGGCCACTA harbors:
- the LOC102919975 gene encoding preferentially expressed antigen in melanoma-like protein 1 isoform X2 codes for the protein MSCKSLPTLQELAEDSFLRDPVLAISDLDRVPSCFFPSLFKKACIRRCISIMMAMVRVWPFPCLPLGAMIMRNRAYKEILEIILFELDDLLFQKVFHSRCRLKVLDLRFMPLKIWDKWSVFMTSDWSENPAGVDHSGTEVKPLVKVVIDLVLKSDAVDTIESFVVKWVGRRKGLMSLCCGHLQIWSMSAKYHREVLEILDLDSIQKLSLYDMNNTTCLFSFSPYLGRMRHLRSLLLCHLGGSGFFFLTPVEKQRIITQFTSQFVNLTHLRSLHLHNVFFLQGHLDELF
- the LOC102919975 gene encoding preferentially expressed antigen in melanoma-like protein 1 isoform X1, whose protein sequence is MSCKSLPTLQELAEDSFLRDPVLAISDLDRVPSCFFPSLFKKACIRRCISIMMAMVRVWPFPCLPLGAMIMRNRAYKEILEIILFELDDLLFQKVFHSRCRLKVLDLRFMPLKIWDKWSVFMTSDWSENPAGVDHSGTEVKPLVKVVIDLVLKSDAVDTIESFVVKWVGRRKGLMSLCCGHLQIWSMSAKYHREVLEILDLDSIQKLSLYDMNNTTCLFSFSPYLGRMRHLRSLLLCHLGGSGFFFLTPVEKQRIITQFTSQFVNLTHLRSLHLHNVFFLQGHLDELFWWLKSPLETLLVTKCFLSKSDWTHMCEFLCASQLKHLILKWTILTNFSPEPLRVLLLKTASTLITLDLEDCQLMDSQLKAILPVLRNCTQLTRLNFYGNDLFSCDLEGVDITRSG